The DNA region TTGAATTGGAATATAGCGTGGTGACTTGCCCCATTTTTTTAGGCTTTAAATCTTGGAAAAGTGAAATCCCTAACGCGGAAGTGACGCCAACAAAAATGCCATTGAGTGCTTGTAATCCAATGAACCCAACCAAACTGGTATTCATGATGATGCCAATATAAAACAATGTGCCAGCGACAATTGAAACCGACATCATTTTCTTCTTACCAAAACGTAATGCATAACGACCAGACAGCAGCATGATCGGAATTTCAATGAAAGCGGCGGTTCCCATCATTAATCCTGCAACGGATGAATCCAACCCAATATCTTTTGCGATGTAGAGAGGGATGCTAATGAGATACATGTTATTAGCGCAGTACATAAATACGAATGAAATCGCGAGTAAAATAATATTTTTATCACGCCAGATAGAATCATCGATTTCGTTATGGGTGTTTTTAGGTGTGGGATCAATTTTCGGTAGCGTAAAATAGGTAACGAAACACAGCACCATAAACATAAAAGCGGCGAGTAAGAATAGGTAGGTAAAGCCTAATCCTGTTGCGATGAAAAAAGCAATGGGAGGACCAATGACCCAACCGAGTGAAATTTGCGAACGTAAAAGCGCACTAAAGGTTTCCGAAGGGCGAGTGTGCCTGTCTAATATTTCACGGGCGAGGGCAAAAACTTGAGGTATCGCAGCCGACGTGGTACTGATAAAAATGGCAGACGTTAGTAGTAAAACCCAATAGTTTCGATTAAAAGCAAAAATAACAAAACCAATAACACCCATGATATTGCATATTAATATTAATCTTTTACGGTCTATGCCTTGATCTGACCACCAGCCAATAATTTGGCTAATTAAGACACCAGATACGGTCATGACCATAAAAAACACACCAATTAAAAATGGCCGAGCCCCTACTTCTTCCGAAATGAATAAGCTCATTGTGGGTACGGTAAAAGCCCCCGCAATTCCAACAAAGAAACAGGTAAATAACAAAGAGACAGACGTTTGATCTGGCTGATTATTGGGGAATAAGGAATAGAAAAGTTTCTTCATTAAGGGCGTTTTTGTCAGTGAAAAGGCAAGCACAATCTTAGCAAAACTGATGCAGTTTAAATACCTATCTTTTTGAAAATTAATAAAGAAAAACGCATGTTTATTTAAATGGTATAGTTTTCATTTTTATAGAAATGACAGTGTGTGACTGGCTATTTTTTGATGGATCCGCATAATGGAATAATGTGAACTAAGGAATCAAATTTATGGAAGACAACAATACCCCGCTGTTAAATTTAAGAACGGTCACACCTGAAGATTATGAAGAATTGGCTGCTTTAATGGATTTAGTGTTTCCTGATGTTGGGGGCGCGTGGCCGGAATCGACTATTATGGAATTGATCACTCAGTTTCCTGATGGGCAAATTTGCATAGAAGACAGTGGTAAAATTATTGGCGCTGCTTTAACGATTAAAGTGGATTATTCACGTTTTTCTCTTCCTCATACGTACACTGAAATTGTTGATGAAAA from Vibrio casei includes:
- a CDS encoding sugar efflux transporter: MKKLFYSLFPNNQPDQTSVSLLFTCFFVGIAGAFTVPTMSLFISEEVGARPFLIGVFFMVMTVSGVLISQIIGWWSDQGIDRKRLILICNIMGVIGFVIFAFNRNYWVLLLTSAIFISTTSAAIPQVFALAREILDRHTRPSETFSALLRSQISLGWVIGPPIAFFIATGLGFTYLFLLAAFMFMVLCFVTYFTLPKIDPTPKNTHNEIDDSIWRDKNIILLAISFVFMYCANNMYLISIPLYIAKDIGLDSSVAGLMMGTAAFIEIPIMLLSGRYALRFGKKKMMSVSIVAGTLFYIGIIMNTSLVGFIGLQALNGIFVGVTSALGISLFQDLKPKKMGQVTTLYSNSIKTGGVLGGVLAGSIADYYSFHTVFFACTIMSIISFITILKVRDV